A portion of the Juglans microcarpa x Juglans regia isolate MS1-56 chromosome 1D, Jm3101_v1.0, whole genome shotgun sequence genome contains these proteins:
- the LOC121254969 gene encoding crossover junction endonuclease MUS81-like has protein sequence MDMQRRVVNSTLSRIYVVNSESKLRWLPVGDGIWIAGHKYVDSEYVLDFIVERKNVDDLRCSIRDNRYRDQKLRLLLFQITQCLILLS, from the exons ATGGACATGCAGAGGCGCGTGGTCAATTCAACATTATCGAGAATATATGTAGTCAATTCAGAATCAAAATTGAG ATGGTTACCAGTTGGAGATGGAATCTGGATAGCTGGCCATAAATATGTTGACAGTGAATATGTACTTGATTTTATTGTTGAAAGGAAGAATGTTGATGATTTACGTTGTTCCATCAGGGATAATCGATATAGGGACCAAAAACTGAGGCTTCTGTTATTTCAAATAACTCAATGCCTTATATTGCTTTCTTGA
- the LOC121254919 gene encoding chloride channel protein CLC-d-like, translating to MLSNHLQNGFETAKMVWSRLPNAEEGDHEDTGLLRKSDGSGVESLEYEVVENHAYWEEQEQRGKIFVGYYVVVKWFFALLIGIGTGLAAVFINLSVENFAGWKFALTFSIIQKSYVAGFIVYVLINLVLVLSSVYIITQFAPAAAGSGIPEIKGYLNGVDIHGVLLFRTLIGKIFGSIGSVGGGLALGKEGPLVHTGACIASLLGQGGSTKYHLSSRWLQVFKSDRDRRDLVTCGCAAGVAAAFRAPVGGVLFALEEVTSWWRSQLMWRVFFTSAVVAVVVRTAMGWCKNGNCGHFGSGGFIIWDTSDGQEDYSFEELLPMAVIGVIGGLLGALFNQLTLYISYWRRNHLHKRGNRVKIIEACLVSLITSFISFGLPLLRKCSPCPEADPDSGIECPRPPGMYGNYVNFYCSKEKEYNDLATIFFNSQDDAIRNLFSAKTVHEFSAQSLLTFLVMFYALAVVTFGTAVPAGQFVPGIMIGSTYGRLVGMFVVNFYKKPNIEEGTYALLGAASFLGGSMRMTVSLCVIMVEITNNLKLLPLIMLVLLISKAVGDAFNEGLYEEQARLKGIPLLESKPKYQMRKMTAKEASGQRVVSFPRVVKVADVVSILQSNRHNGFPVIDHTRTGETLVIGLVLRSHLLVLLQSKVDFQHSPLPCDPRPGSRPIRHTPSEFVKPASSKGISIDDIQLSPDDLEMYIDLAPFLNPSPYIVPEDMSLTKVYNLFRQLGLRHIFVVPRPSRVLGLITRKDLLIEDNEESDTVELQSTSVRIRQGDTSVSTGSWDAERPLLNGLLLQARTSS from the exons ATGCTCTCTAATCACCTGCAAAATGGATTCGAGACCGCGAAGATGGTGTGGTCGCGGCTCCCGAACGCCGAGGAAGGCGACCACGAGGATACAGGGCTCTTGCGTAAGAGTGATGGGAGTGGCGTCGAGAGCCTCGAGTACGAAGTCGTCGAGAATCACGCCTATTGGGAAGAGCAG GAGCAGAGAGGGAAGATTTTTGTTGGATATTATGTGGTGGTGAAGTGGTTCTTTGCTTTGCTCATTGGCATCG GTACCGGATTAGCTGCAGTTTTTATTAATCTTTCTGTTGAGAACTTTGCCGGCTGGAAGTTTGCATTGACTTTCTCTATAATACAAAAATCATATGTGGCTGGGTTTATCGTATATGTACTAATCAACTTAGTTTTAGTCTTGTCCTCTGTATATATCATAACACAGTTTGCACCAGCCGCAGCTGGATCTGGAATTCCTGAAATCAAAGGATATTTGAATG GAGTTGATATTCATGGGGTTCTTCTCTTCAGAACCTTGATTGGGAAG ATATTTGGAAGCATTGGATCAGTGGGAGGTGGTCTAGCTCTAGGCAAAGAAGGTCCTCTTGTTCATACTGGTGCTTGTATTGCTTCTTTGCTCGGACAA GGTGGATCCACCAAATACCATCTGAGTTCAAGATGGTTGCAAGTTTTCAAGAGTGATCGTGATCGCCGTGATCTT GTGACATGTGGGTGCGCAGCTGGAGTTGCTGCTGCCTTTAGGGCTCCGGTTGGTGGTGTATTATTTGCATTGGAAGAGGTTACATCTTG GTGGAGGAGTCAACTTATGTGGCGTGTCTTTTTTACTTCTGCTGTTGTGGCTGTTGTGGTGCGTACTGCAATGGGGTGGTGTAAGAATGGAAATTGTGGACATTTTGGCTCTGGTGGCTTCATAATATGGGACACATCAGA TGGTCAAGAGGACTACTCTTTCGAGGAGTTACTTCCAATGGCAGTTATTGGAGTTATTGGAGGTCTGCTGG GAGCATTGTTTAATCAGCTTACTCTTTATATATCTTATTGGCGCCGAAATCATTTACACAAGAGAGGGAACCGAGTCAAG ATAATTGAAGCATGCCTTGTCTCCCTGATAACCTCATTCATTTCCTTTGGATTACCACTTCTAAGAAAATGTAGTCCATGCCCTGAAGCAGATCCTGATTCCGGTATAGAATGCCCAAGGCCTCCTGGAATGTACGGGAATTACGTAAAT TTTTACTGCAGTAAGGAAAAGGAATACAACGACCTTGCTactattttcttcaattctcag GATGATGCTATTAGGAATCTGTTCAGTGCAAAAACCGTTCATGAGTTCAGTGCCCAAAGTTTATTGACCTTTTTG GTTATGTTTTATGCCTTAGCTGTGGTGACATTTGGTACTGCTGTTCCAGCTGGTCAATTTGTACCTGGAATAATGATAGGATCAACATATGGGCGTCTAGTCGGCATGTTTGTTGTTAACTTTTACAAGAAGCCCAACATTGAAGAGGGAAC ATATGCTTTACTGGGAGCTGCTTCTTTTCTTGGAGGGTCGATGCGGATGACGGTTTCTCTATGCGTCATTATGGTTGAGATAACAAATAACTTGAAACTTTTACCCCTTATCATGCTCGTTCTTCTTATTTCAAAG GCTGTTGGTGATGCTTTTAATGAAGGTCTATATGAAGAACAAGCACGACTCAAGGGCATTCCATTACTGGAATCGAAACCTAAGTACCAAATGCGAAAAATGACTGCAAAGGAGGCCTCTGGACAAAGG GTGGTCTCCTTCCCTCGTGTTGTTAAGGTTGCAGATGTAGTTTCTATTTTACAGAGCAACAGGCATAACGGTTTTCCT GTGATTGATCATACAAGAACTGGGGAAACACTTGTCATTGGACTTGTGCTTCGCAG TCATTTGCTGGTACTTCTGCAGTCTAAGGTAGATTTCCAGCACAGTCCATTGCCCTGTGATCCGAGACCTGGATCCAGGCCTATCAG GCATACTCCTAGTGAATTTGTCAAACCTGCTTCCAGTAAAGGAATATCTATAGATGATATACAGCTTAGTCCAGATGACTTGGAAATGTACATAGATCTTGCCCCATTTTTGAATCCATCTCCATACATTGTGCCTGAAGATATGTCTCTGACGAAG GTATATAATCTTTTCCGCCAACTAGGCTTGAGACATATATTTGTTGTACCTCGTCCATCTCGTGTGCTTGGCCTGATTACCCGAAAGGATTTGTTGATTGAG GATAATGAGGAATCGGATACAGTGGAGCTCCAATCGACTAGTGTAAG AATTCGGCAGGGTGATACAAGTGTGTCCACGGGGAGTTGGGATGCAGAAAGACCGCTTCTCAATGGTCTTCTGCTCCAAGCTCGTACATCCAGCTGA
- the LOC121254961 gene encoding mavicyanin-like: MSLLERAVVVLMAMAMVHVSDAAVHKVGDSAGWTTIGNVDYKQWAAAKTFRVGDIIIFKYNAQFHNVMRVTHAMYKTCNVSIPLDTFTTGNDSIIITSKGHHFFFCGVPGHCQAGQKVDINVIPHNLSPAPTPSASVSPLAPAIGVPVPSPSKTAPSNVLKGGFGLLGLAMAFFAPFVCGSA, translated from the exons ATGTCTTTGCTGGAGAGAGCTGTAGTTGTGCTCATGGCGATGGCTATGGTGCATGTTTCCGATGCAGCTGTGCACAAGGTTGGGGACTCTGCAGGTTGGACCACCATTGGTAATGTGGACTACAAGCAGTGGGCTGCTGCTAAGACCTTTCGAGTTGGTGACATTATCA TTTTCAAGTACAACGCTCAATTTCACAACGTGATGCGAGTAACGCACGCAATGTACAAGACGTGCAATGTTTCAATCCCTTTGGACACCTTCACCACCGGAAATGACTCAATTATTATCACCAGTAAAGGTCACCACTTCTTCTTCTGTGGCGTCCCTGGTCATTGCCAAGCTGGCCAGAAGGTTGACATCAATGTTATACCTCACAATCTTTCGCCTGCTCCAACTCCATCTGCATCAGTATCTCCTCTAGCCCCTGCCATCGGTGTGCCTGTTCCTTCTCCGAGCAAGACTGCTCCGTCAAATGTTTTGAAGGGTGGTTTTGGTTTGCTTGGGTTGGCTATGGCATTTTTTGCTCCTTTTGTTTGTGGATCTGCTTAA
- the LOC121254933 gene encoding sugar transport protein 13: MPAGGFSGPPGGGTEFEAKITPIVIISCIMAATGGLMFGYDVGVSGGVTSMPDFLKKFFPVVYRKTLDPDIDSNYCKYDNQGLQLFTSSLYLAGLTSTFFASYTTRRLGRRLTMLIAGVFFIIGTVFNAAAQDLAMLIIGRIMLGCGVGFANQAVPLFLSEIAPTRIRGALNILFQLNVTLGILFANLVNYGTAKIEGGWGWRLSLGLAGIPAGLLTLGSLLVVDTPNSLIERGRLDEGKAVLRKIRGTDNIEPEFLELVEASRVAKEVKHPFRNLLKRRNRPQLIISAALQIFQQFTGINAIMFYAPVLFNTLGFGSDASLYSSVITGAVNVLSTLVSVYSVDKVGRRLLLLEAGVQMFLSQVVIAIILGIKLKDHTDDLQKGFAVLVVIMVCTFVSAFAWSWGPLGWLIPSETFPLETRSAGQSVTVCINLLFTFVIAQAFLSMLCHFKFGIFLFFSGWVLIMSLFVLFLLPETKNIPIEEMTERVWKKHWFWKRFMDDHEDGGAITNGDKKIGHDNGFDPSSQL, encoded by the exons ATGCCAGCGGGAGGGTTCTCAGGTCCGCCCGGCGGAGGCACCGAGTTCGAGGCGAAGATCACGCCCATCGTCATCATTTCCTGTATTATGGCCGCTACCGGAGGCCTCATGTTTGGTTACGATGTTGGTGTTTCCG GTGGTGTTACGTCCATGCCCGACTTCTTGAAAAAATTTTTCCCGGTGGTTTATCGAAAGACTCTGGATCCAGATATCGACAGCAATTACTGCAAATACGATAACCAAGGGCTTCAGCTGTTCACATCATCGCTGTACCTGGCCGGTTTAACCTCGACCTTCTTCGCGTCCTACACAACCAGAAGGCTTGGCCGAAGGCTAACCATGTTGATTGCTGGGGTTTTCTTCATTATTGGGACCGTCTTTAACGCTGCGGCTCAAGACCTTGCCATGCTCATTATTGGTAGGATTATGCTTGGCTGTGGAGTTGGTTTTGCTAATCAG GCAGTGCCGTTGTTTCTTTCGGAGATAGCACCCACAAGGATACGTGGAGCTTTGAacattttatttcaacttaacGTCACACTTGGCATTCTCTTCGCCAACCTAGTCAATTACGGCACCGCTAA AATCGAAGGGGGATGGGGTTGGAGGCTATCGTTGGGTTTGGCTGGAATTCCTGCTGGTCTCCTAACCTTGGGGTCTCTCCTTGTGGTGGATACTCCTAACAGTCTGATTGAGCGTGGTCGCTTGGACGAAGGAAAAGCTGTGCTTAGAAAGATTCGGGGTACTGACAATATTGAGCCTGAGTTCTTGGAGCTTGTCGAGGCAAGTCGTGTGGCTAAAGAAGTGAAGCACCCCTTCAGGAATCTCCTTAAGCGGAGGAATAGGCCCCAACTTATCATTTCAGCAGCCTTGCAG ATCTTCCAACAATTCACTGGCATCAACGCAATCATGTTTTATGCTCCAGTCCTATTCAACACCCTGGGATTTGGCAGTGATGCTTCCCTCTACTCGTCTGTCATAACAGGAGCTGTTAATGTTCTCTCCACTCTTGTATCCGTCTACTCAGTGGACAAAGTTGGCCGTCGCTTGCTCTTGTTAGAGGCTGGTGTCCAGATGTTCCTGTCCCAAGTGGTGATAGCAATCATTCTAGGAATTAAGCTTAAGGATCACACTGATGACCTCCAAAAAGGTTTTGCAGTCCTTGTGGTTATCATGGTTTGCACTTTTGTATCGGCTTTTGCATGGTCTTGGGGACCTCTAGGGTGGCTGATCCCAAGTGAGACATTTCCACTGGAGACTCGCTCTGCAGGGCAGAGTGTGACTGTCTGTATCAACTTGCTTTTCACTTTTGTCATAGCACAGGCCTTCCTCTCAATGCTCTGCCATTTCAAGTTTGgcatcttcttgttcttctctgGCTGGGTTCTTATCATGTCATTGTTCGTGCTGTTTCTTCTCCCGGAGACAAAGAATATCCCCATTGAAGAGATGACTGAGAGAGTGTGGAAGAAGCACTGGTTTTGGAAGAGATTTATGGATGACCATGAAGATGGAGGAGCTATTACTAATGGTGACAAAAAAATTGGTCATGATAATGGATTTGATCCTTCTTCTCAGCTGTAA